A part of Gemmatimonas groenlandica genomic DNA contains:
- a CDS encoding DUF389 domain-containing protein, which yields MITTRSRPLIALARQVLSLREETDYESTIQQVREASELRSGGVWALAFAILIASVGLNVNSTAVIIGAMLISPLMGPIVGAGFALGTDDLPLLRLSTRNLLVSTGIALGASTLYFAISPLADAQSELLARTHPNLYDVLIALFGGGAGIVATSRKANKSTVIPGVAIATALMPPLCTAGFGLAHLDWWFFFGAMNLFVINALFICLATLVFVRVMRFARATADDESRTARAHVLVVLMTLGLLVPSAYTAWTAVQETRFRSAARRFVAEQLNFADQTALNVALTYRRDSSSIEATLIGEPMTSAAVDSLKQRLPSYGLSRTRLALRQPFSKQLSPGQIGELVREGLQQSNDSRLERGPEPNSGAKDALIRTLQDEASRLRARELPTAAVTQELAALYPALNALGVSRLAPVVVDTGTRKQQLLGVVARWRRLPSADERRRVQSWLVVRLQADSVELTNVLVR from the coding sequence ATGATTACGACACGCAGCCGGCCGCTCATCGCGCTCGCACGGCAAGTGCTGTCGCTTCGCGAGGAAACCGACTACGAGTCAACCATCCAGCAGGTGCGTGAGGCCTCCGAGCTTCGGAGTGGGGGGGTGTGGGCCCTCGCGTTTGCGATTCTCATTGCGTCGGTCGGGCTCAACGTCAACTCCACGGCGGTGATCATCGGCGCGATGCTGATTTCGCCGTTGATGGGGCCGATCGTCGGCGCAGGGTTTGCGCTCGGAACAGACGATCTGCCGCTGCTGCGCCTCAGCACGCGAAACCTGTTGGTGTCGACGGGCATCGCGCTCGGAGCCTCCACGCTCTACTTCGCGATCTCGCCGTTGGCGGATGCGCAATCCGAGTTGCTCGCACGCACGCACCCCAACCTGTACGATGTGCTGATCGCCTTGTTCGGCGGTGGCGCTGGCATTGTCGCGACATCACGGAAGGCGAATAAGAGCACGGTGATTCCTGGCGTTGCCATCGCCACGGCGCTGATGCCGCCGTTGTGTACCGCCGGCTTTGGTCTCGCGCATCTCGATTGGTGGTTCTTCTTCGGCGCGATGAACCTCTTTGTGATCAACGCGCTCTTCATCTGTTTGGCGACGCTCGTATTCGTCAGAGTCATGCGGTTTGCACGTGCCACAGCCGATGACGAATCACGCACGGCTCGGGCTCACGTACTCGTCGTGCTCATGACTCTTGGCCTTTTGGTACCGAGCGCGTATACCGCGTGGACCGCGGTGCAGGAGACCCGATTCCGCAGCGCGGCACGACGTTTTGTCGCAGAGCAGCTCAACTTCGCGGATCAAACGGCATTGAACGTCGCCCTCACCTATCGGCGCGACAGCTCGTCGATCGAGGCGACACTGATCGGTGAACCGATGACATCGGCCGCGGTCGATTCGCTGAAGCAGCGGCTGCCTTCGTATGGTCTGTCCCGCACGAGGCTCGCGCTGCGTCAGCCCTTTTCGAAACAGCTTTCCCCAGGACAGATCGGCGAGCTCGTGCGAGAAGGACTGCAGCAGAGCAACGACTCGCGGCTGGAGCGAGGGCCCGAGCCGAACTCCGGCGCGAAGGACGCCCTTATTCGTACGCTGCAGGACGAGGCGTCCCGGCTTCGCGCGCGTGAACTCCCGACGGCAGCGGTCACGCAGGAACTCGCAGCTCTCTATCCTGCACTGAACGCACTCGGTGTCAGTCGTCTCGCTCCCGTGGTCGTCGACACGGGCACGAGAAAGCAACAGCTCCTTGGAGTGGTGGCACGTTGGCGGCGCCTTCCGTCTGCAGACGAGCGCAGGCGCGTTCAGTCCTGGCTCGTCGTGCGCCTGCAGGCTGATTCGGTTGAACTCACGAATGTGCTTGTCCGATAG
- a CDS encoding serine hydrolase has protein sequence MTAARARGHFLGSFVVAAFALLGAKVLPAQPVARRADSAATVEVQRMLDLLLATSSMYAVHPATGRTVEVRADLPMNTMSTIKIAIMLLAYRDAEAGRLNLEERITLREEDRRGGTGMLKRFSPGMTVTYRDLVDQMIITSDNTATEALIVKLGFDRINGMLRELGFRETRLVLTLSQFYRNVAVAIAPERASLSDAEIFRAPGLSGPVAAAKRFEAAVDSTRWLGRTTAREMTTLLEGIYTARYASKASSASMMGHLFGQFYTSRLPATLRYRSDVRIAHKTGDFPPTSGSDVGVIEYPGGPLFISVYTNANRGDFGQLELTIGRLAELLVNRW, from the coding sequence ATGACTGCCGCACGCGCCCGCGGGCATTTCCTCGGTTCATTCGTCGTCGCCGCATTCGCGTTGTTGGGCGCGAAGGTCCTGCCGGCGCAGCCCGTGGCACGCCGCGCTGACAGTGCCGCCACTGTCGAAGTGCAGCGCATGCTCGACCTGCTCCTGGCAACCAGCAGCATGTATGCGGTGCATCCGGCGACCGGGCGGACGGTGGAGGTGCGTGCCGACCTTCCGATGAACACCATGAGCACGATCAAGATTGCGATCATGCTGCTGGCCTATCGCGATGCGGAGGCCGGGCGACTCAATCTCGAGGAGCGCATCACCCTGCGCGAAGAAGATCGGCGGGGAGGAACGGGGATGCTCAAGCGCTTCTCGCCCGGCATGACGGTCACGTATCGCGATCTCGTCGATCAGATGATCATCACGAGCGATAACACGGCGACGGAAGCGTTGATCGTCAAACTGGGCTTCGATCGCATCAATGGAATGTTGCGTGAGCTGGGGTTTCGTGAAACACGGTTAGTTCTCACGCTGTCGCAGTTCTATCGCAATGTTGCGGTGGCCATCGCGCCGGAGCGTGCATCGCTGAGTGATGCAGAAATCTTTCGGGCGCCAGGGTTGAGCGGGCCAGTGGCCGCCGCCAAGCGCTTCGAAGCGGCCGTCGATTCGACGAGGTGGCTCGGACGCACAACCGCCCGCGAGATGACGACGCTGCTCGAGGGTATCTACACGGCGCGGTACGCGAGCAAAGCCAGCAGTGCATCCATGATGGGGCACCTGTTCGGACAATTCTACACGAGCCGATTGCCGGCCACCTTGCGCTACCGTTCCGACGTGCGGATCGCCCACAAGACCGGCGATTTTCCCCCGACATCCGGGAGCGACGTCGGCGTCATCGAGTACCCCGGGGGACCGCTGTTCATCAGCGTGTACACCAATGCGAACCGAGGCGATTTCGGGCAGCTGGAACTCACCATTGGCCGCTTGGCCGAGCTGCTGGTGAACAGGTGGTGA
- a CDS encoding serine/threonine-protein kinase, whose product MTDALRERLQQALGTSHTIDRELGGGGMSRVFVATEHAFGRSVVVKVLPSDAAAQVSLERFTREIQVAARLQHPHIVPLLSAGDADGVPYFTMPFVEGESLRARLDQRGELPVNEAVRLLREVASALGYAHDRGIVHRDIKPDNVLVSAGSAMVTDFGVAKALSASSDTGAGMVTSLGVALGTPAYMAPEQASADPNVDHRADLYAFGAMAYELLSGQPPFTGRSAQGLLAAHVTEAPESLGRRRAALPPALVALVMRCLEKRPADRPQSALEIVRALDDIASPSGGIAPTMAHGPAPSATATAAPVVARRRLLPAIVALTVLVLAAAVWQFRGAGAAAVGTSTKGDAALAKSVAVLTLVNAAGDTANAYFAQGMTDEVTVALARVPGLRVASRNSALSIDVTKPVDVRDVAERLNVGTVLEGQMRRSGTQFRVTMQLTNAADGLSLWSGTFDGDMKDMFAVQERIARAIAEALRVQLTGDFRVAGGTANVDAHDLVLRAQFLSDEYTQASLREAIALFERATQLDEQYVDAWAGLAQAWFYMGDDYMPAKDAVVPGRVALARALALDSLNPSVLVSLGTDQYYYRRQRPQGIATLRRALAIDSLNESAMIFLALMLRESKQGKEAAELTLRLDRRNPSSRLRFRYMTLNRALVEAGYVHAAEEVCRRARDVDQQRYGPCSHWLLRYQNKLAEALVACRAFTPPPSICGAQILGKLGRQVEASAEALLLEARLLQRAAKTGYTDPWQLALTWANVGDRERAMRWLLVTEHDVNGALRPEIMSEFAFMNGYPPFEALRRRVGAL is encoded by the coding sequence GTGACAGACGCCCTACGCGAGCGCCTCCAGCAGGCGCTCGGCACCAGCCATACGATCGATCGTGAGCTGGGCGGCGGCGGCATGAGCCGTGTCTTTGTGGCCACCGAACACGCCTTTGGCCGCTCCGTCGTGGTGAAGGTGTTGCCGAGTGACGCTGCGGCTCAGGTCTCGCTCGAGCGCTTCACGCGCGAGATTCAGGTCGCCGCGCGCCTGCAGCATCCGCACATCGTGCCGCTCTTGTCCGCGGGCGACGCGGATGGGGTGCCGTACTTCACCATGCCCTTCGTGGAAGGCGAATCGCTGCGGGCGCGTCTCGATCAGCGCGGCGAGCTGCCGGTGAACGAAGCAGTGCGACTCCTGCGCGAGGTGGCGTCAGCGCTTGGCTACGCCCACGACCGCGGCATCGTGCATCGCGATATCAAGCCCGACAACGTGCTTGTGTCGGCGGGCAGCGCCATGGTCACAGACTTCGGCGTAGCGAAGGCGCTCAGCGCCTCCAGCGACACCGGCGCGGGCATGGTCACGTCGCTCGGCGTCGCCCTCGGCACGCCGGCGTACATGGCACCAGAGCAGGCGAGTGCTGATCCCAATGTAGACCATCGCGCCGACCTATATGCCTTCGGCGCCATGGCGTACGAACTGTTGTCGGGACAACCGCCGTTCACCGGTCGGTCGGCCCAAGGGCTGCTGGCTGCGCATGTCACGGAGGCGCCCGAATCACTTGGGCGGCGAAGGGCGGCGCTTCCGCCGGCGCTCGTGGCGCTGGTGATGCGCTGCCTCGAGAAGCGACCCGCTGACCGGCCGCAATCGGCGTTGGAGATTGTGCGGGCGCTGGACGACATCGCGTCGCCGAGTGGCGGAATCGCGCCGACGATGGCACATGGTCCCGCGCCGAGCGCGACGGCGACGGCGGCTCCGGTGGTCGCGCGCCGTCGGCTCCTGCCGGCGATCGTCGCCCTCACCGTACTCGTGCTCGCCGCGGCGGTCTGGCAGTTCCGTGGCGCGGGTGCGGCGGCCGTAGGTACGTCTACGAAAGGCGACGCCGCTCTTGCGAAGTCCGTGGCGGTGCTCACGCTCGTCAACGCTGCCGGCGACACCGCGAACGCGTACTTCGCGCAGGGGATGACGGACGAGGTGACAGTCGCACTCGCCCGCGTGCCGGGGCTGCGGGTGGCGTCGCGCAACTCGGCACTGTCGATCGATGTCACGAAGCCAGTCGATGTGCGCGATGTCGCCGAGCGACTCAACGTCGGGACCGTGCTCGAAGGGCAGATGCGTCGCAGCGGCACGCAGTTCCGTGTCACAATGCAGCTCACGAATGCGGCTGACGGTCTGTCGCTCTGGAGCGGCACATTTGACGGCGACATGAAGGACATGTTTGCCGTGCAGGAGCGCATCGCGCGCGCGATCGCCGAGGCACTGCGTGTGCAATTGACGGGGGATTTTCGCGTCGCCGGTGGCACGGCCAATGTGGACGCACACGATCTGGTGCTCCGCGCGCAGTTTCTTTCCGACGAATACACGCAAGCATCGCTCCGCGAAGCGATCGCGCTGTTTGAACGCGCCACGCAGCTGGACGAACAGTACGTCGATGCGTGGGCCGGGCTGGCGCAGGCGTGGTTCTACATGGGCGACGACTACATGCCCGCAAAGGATGCCGTGGTTCCCGGTCGTGTCGCGCTCGCGCGGGCACTGGCACTCGATTCGCTCAATCCTTCTGTGTTGGTCAGTCTTGGCACGGATCAGTACTACTACCGGCGGCAACGCCCGCAAGGCATCGCCACCCTTAGGCGTGCACTCGCGATCGACTCTCTCAATGAGAGCGCGATGATCTTTCTCGCACTTATGCTGCGGGAGTCAAAGCAGGGAAAGGAAGCGGCCGAACTGACGCTGCGGCTTGATCGGCGCAATCCATCGTCGAGACTTCGTTTTCGCTACATGACGCTGAATCGCGCGCTGGTGGAGGCCGGGTACGTTCACGCCGCGGAGGAGGTGTGCCGCCGTGCGCGCGACGTGGACCAGCAGCGCTACGGTCCGTGTAGCCACTGGTTGCTGCGATATCAGAACAAGCTCGCTGAGGCGTTGGTCGCCTGTCGTGCCTTTACGCCACCACCGTCCATCTGCGGTGCGCAGATCCTCGGCAAGCTCGGGCGGCAAGTCGAGGCCAGTGCTGAAGCGCTGCTGCTCGAGGCCCGATTGCTTCAGCGCGCAGCGAAAACCGGGTACACCGACCCGTGGCAGTTGGCGTTGACATGGGCCAATGTGGGCGACCGCGAGCGCGCGATGCGCTGGTTGTTGGTAACGGAGCACGACGTAAACGGCGCACTACGTCCTGAGATCATGTCCGAATTCGCGTTTATGAACGGCTATCCGCCGTTCGAGGCGCTGCGTCGGCGTGTGGGTGCGCTATGA
- the nhaA gene encoding Na+/H+ antiporter NhaA: MSSTSHLDAVTTAPLETSAPAPLIERVLGPFQRFFSTNASSGLLLLATTAVALVWANSPWAEAYHHLWDTPFSVGTPTFSLALPLHAWVNDGLMAIFFFLVGLEIKREVLIGELSTRRSAALPVAAALGGMLVPALLFASVNAGRPGAAGWGVPMATDIAFALGILALLGNRVPSSLRVFLAALAIADDLGAVLVIAFFYTSAIDWSALGAAGVVLLVLIGLNRAGARRPATYALLGAVLWLFMLKSGIHATIAGVLLALTVPARTRISEDEFLASAEASLADFRASDEEGTTVLTNQGHQDALQSLESAADAAQSPLQQMEHALHGVVAFFIMPIFALANAGVSLGTDLGAAATDPIAIGVALGLLLGKPIGITLASFLAVRGGAADLPSGASWGHVHGAAWLGGIGFTMSLFIAGLAFKSAEQLDIAKLAVLGASTLAGVVGYTLLRLGVGVRPTQAER; the protein is encoded by the coding sequence ATGAGCAGCACATCACATCTCGACGCCGTGACAACAGCGCCGCTAGAAACGTCTGCACCCGCACCACTCATCGAGCGCGTGCTCGGTCCGTTTCAGCGATTCTTCTCAACGAACGCATCGAGTGGCCTGTTGCTGCTCGCGACGACCGCCGTGGCGCTGGTGTGGGCCAACTCGCCGTGGGCGGAAGCCTATCATCACCTCTGGGACACGCCGTTCAGCGTCGGCACACCGACGTTCAGTCTCGCGCTGCCGCTTCACGCGTGGGTGAACGATGGGCTGATGGCCATCTTCTTTTTTCTCGTTGGGCTCGAGATCAAGCGTGAGGTGCTCATCGGTGAGCTCTCCACGCGTCGATCCGCCGCGTTACCGGTGGCTGCGGCGCTGGGTGGGATGCTGGTCCCTGCGCTGCTCTTTGCAAGCGTGAACGCGGGCCGTCCCGGGGCAGCTGGCTGGGGCGTCCCAATGGCCACCGACATTGCCTTCGCGCTTGGTATCCTGGCGCTGCTCGGCAACCGCGTCCCGTCTAGTTTGCGGGTGTTTCTGGCCGCGCTGGCCATCGCGGACGACTTGGGGGCGGTACTGGTCATCGCCTTCTTCTACACAAGCGCCATCGACTGGTCGGCGCTCGGTGCGGCGGGCGTCGTGTTGCTAGTTCTCATCGGCCTCAACCGCGCCGGTGCACGGCGACCTGCCACCTATGCGCTCCTCGGCGCGGTGCTGTGGCTCTTCATGCTCAAGTCGGGGATCCACGCGACGATCGCCGGCGTGTTGCTCGCCCTCACGGTGCCTGCACGGACGCGCATCAGCGAAGACGAGTTTCTTGCCTCGGCCGAGGCAAGTCTCGCCGATTTTCGCGCGTCCGACGAAGAAGGCACAACGGTGCTGACCAATCAGGGACACCAGGACGCCCTGCAGTCACTCGAGTCCGCCGCCGACGCCGCACAGTCTCCCCTGCAGCAGATGGAGCACGCGCTGCACGGCGTCGTGGCCTTTTTCATCATGCCGATCTTTGCGCTCGCGAACGCCGGTGTCTCGCTCGGTACAGACCTCGGCGCGGCGGCTACCGATCCAATCGCGATTGGCGTGGCACTTGGTCTGTTGCTCGGTAAGCCGATCGGGATCACGCTGGCCAGTTTCCTTGCGGTGCGCGGCGGGGCAGCCGACTTACCGAGCGGCGCATCGTGGGGGCACGTCCACGGTGCGGCCTGGCTTGGCGGCATCGGCTTCACCATGTCGCTGTTCATCGCCGGACTGGCGTTCAAGTCGGCCGAGCAGCTCGACATCGCCAAGTTGGCAGTGCTTGGCGCATCGACGCTGGCGGGCGTCGTTGGCTACACGCTGCTGAGATTGGGGGTGGGCGTGCGTCCGACGCAGGCCGAACGATGA
- a CDS encoding TolB family protein has translation MDRSTTPSRLHGALSAALLSVMVGCGRDQPASTGPELATSSLQKVAAAQPAVASGTLRLVTTTTTGAAATIGSTTCGLSADGNLVLFASTAPNLVAGDNNGTNDLFLRNLTTGLTTRVTTGTVGVPIAGFPNCAGTTMTPDGRLVAFNLANMVFVKNTQTGQLQQVSPAAGTVPQVTGFFGGVLSDDGTKVVFSTTPQQVYLGAYTWENVIPARLMLRDLTTGSVVTLPTDNVAQGEVLTSRFAISPDGTRVAFVSSSANLVNGDTNGRPDVFVRNLTDGTTVLASSTSAGVPAVGVSQYWSPNFVSNTQLAFGTGGPSNLGESGLYLKDLVSGLMTLVLRDVDGGNTAVLSGDARLVAFSRNYSGFSARIFLRDRLTGIETVVSASASGAASDGSSTGAVISRSGTHVAFGSSASNLVSPRPPQGVFQIYAKAIAR, from the coding sequence ATGGATCGAAGCACGACCCCGTCACGATTGCACGGCGCGCTGAGTGCAGCCCTGTTGTCTGTCATGGTCGGCTGCGGCCGCGATCAGCCCGCATCCACCGGCCCCGAGCTTGCCACGAGTTCCCTGCAAAAGGTCGCTGCCGCTCAGCCGGCGGTCGCCTCGGGCACCCTACGATTGGTGACGACGACGACCACTGGTGCCGCCGCGACCATCGGGAGCACCACGTGTGGCCTGTCGGCAGACGGAAATCTTGTGCTTTTCGCGAGCACCGCGCCGAATCTGGTTGCAGGTGACAACAATGGCACCAATGACCTGTTCCTGCGGAACCTCACGACCGGCCTGACCACGCGCGTCACAACGGGTACCGTCGGGGTTCCGATTGCCGGCTTCCCGAACTGCGCCGGCACCACAATGACGCCGGATGGCCGCCTCGTCGCATTCAATTTGGCCAACATGGTCTTCGTGAAGAACACGCAGACCGGCCAGCTGCAACAGGTGTCGCCGGCGGCGGGCACGGTACCGCAGGTGACCGGCTTTTTCGGTGGAGTCCTGTCGGACGACGGGACCAAGGTGGTCTTTTCCACGACGCCGCAACAAGTCTATCTGGGGGCATACACGTGGGAGAACGTGATCCCGGCGCGACTGATGCTGCGCGATCTCACCACCGGAAGCGTCGTCACACTGCCCACCGACAACGTCGCGCAGGGCGAGGTACTGACCAGCAGGTTTGCCATCTCTCCTGATGGTACGCGTGTCGCATTCGTCTCCTCATCGGCCAATCTCGTGAACGGCGACACGAATGGCCGGCCGGACGTGTTCGTGCGCAATCTCACCGACGGCACCACCGTGCTGGCATCGAGCACCAGCGCCGGGGTGCCGGCCGTCGGTGTCTCCCAGTACTGGTCGCCGAACTTCGTGTCGAACACCCAATTGGCATTCGGCACCGGTGGGCCCAGCAACCTTGGCGAAAGCGGACTCTATCTCAAGGATCTGGTGTCGGGCTTGATGACACTGGTGCTGCGTGACGTCGATGGCGGTAACACCGCCGTCCTCTCCGGTGACGCGCGTCTGGTGGCCTTCTCGAGGAATTACAGCGGCTTCAGCGCACGCATCTTCCTGCGCGACCGACTCACGGGCATCGAGACCGTGGTGAGCGCCAGCGCAAGCGGTGCAGCCAGCGATGGCAGCTCGACGGGAGCGGTCATCTCGCGCAGTGGCACGCACGTGGCCTTCGGGTCCAGCGCCAGCAATCTGGTCTCCCCCCGACCGCCACAAGGGGTATTCCAGATTTACGCGAAAGCGATCGCGAGATAG
- a CDS encoding protein kinase domain-containing protein — MSDVLNRLTTALADRYRVDRELGAGGMATVYLAHDLKHERDVAIKVLHPDLGAALGAERFLSEIKTTAKLQHPHILPLLDSGAADGLLYYVMPYVRGETLRARLDRERQLPLDDALLIAREVADALGAAHELGIVHRDIKPENILLQGGHALVADFGIALAVQSAGGARMTQTGLSLGTPQYMSPEQAMGERAIDARTDIYALGAVTYEMLTGDAPFTGSSLQAIVAKVLTERPTSMLTVRDTIAPHVERAVMDALAKLPADRPPSARAFADRLRTASADPTESDTTTNRSEQTAHPRDRRFGFGALAVAAGVTALLTLAPWPWTRPSTVPPVSPLAARFTILGPPATAVVGQQDAVTPDGRVVVFAARGADSVRRLYARELTDITPRLIEGTERARDMAISPSGEWLAFLRDNELYKTRLAGGSPVLLSRFATSQGSGLAWADSLRIVLSFDGRIAVVSANGGTPELVAVPDTVAKWSLILPHVLEDGKTMLAVHWNGTAAISSIVSMDLTNGQTTDLGVAGTMPLGVVDQHLVYCAPDGSLAVAPYAPTGASASTRPVQLLADVRVSSNRCTVAISRTGVMVSRTRTVSSNLMLGDERDAKEVLRADKSAIAAARFSPDLGLIAYHVTTTDGSTSIQIYDRSLNTSRRLNTPEGDVVFLGWTPDGKRVLFRHLSASTPNGEVWWQSVDGGPAETLLTVAGQRIVDAALTPDGRHLVYQMRSAATSQLLVREFKSRASPRPLAHSAARDEAPSISPNGQWVAFVSDESGAREVYVVPLAGGSRSRISLTGGIEPLWSRDGRVLYYRSGNVLIAARFANDAALALSSRDTVMRRSIVSYGSRANYDVAPDGRILFVESRNLYEGELVVELDWFARLRGLVAGDEGKRE, encoded by the coding sequence ATGAGCGATGTGCTGAACCGTCTCACCACCGCCCTTGCCGACCGCTACCGCGTCGACCGCGAACTCGGCGCTGGCGGCATGGCCACCGTGTACCTCGCGCACGACCTCAAGCACGAGCGCGACGTGGCGATAAAGGTGCTGCATCCCGACCTGGGAGCGGCCTTGGGCGCCGAGCGGTTCCTGAGTGAGATCAAGACGACCGCCAAACTACAGCATCCGCACATTCTACCGCTGCTGGACTCCGGCGCGGCCGACGGCCTGCTGTACTACGTCATGCCGTACGTGCGTGGCGAAACGCTGCGCGCGCGCCTCGATCGAGAACGTCAACTGCCGCTCGATGACGCCCTGCTCATCGCGCGCGAAGTCGCCGATGCGCTCGGTGCCGCGCATGAGCTGGGCATTGTGCATCGCGACATCAAGCCGGAGAACATCCTGCTGCAGGGCGGGCACGCGCTGGTCGCCGATTTCGGTATCGCCCTCGCCGTCCAAAGCGCCGGCGGCGCCCGCATGACGCAAACGGGGCTCTCCCTCGGTACGCCGCAGTACATGAGCCCCGAGCAGGCCATGGGGGAGCGCGCCATTGATGCGCGCACCGACATCTATGCGTTGGGGGCCGTGACGTACGAAATGCTGACAGGCGACGCGCCGTTCACCGGGAGCAGCCTGCAGGCCATTGTCGCGAAGGTGCTCACCGAACGCCCCACCTCCATGCTGACGGTGCGCGATACCATCGCGCCCCATGTCGAACGTGCCGTCATGGATGCGCTGGCAAAGCTTCCGGCCGATCGTCCGCCTAGCGCGCGAGCGTTCGCGGACCGGCTGCGCACGGCCAGCGCCGACCCAACAGAAAGCGACACAACAACGAATCGCAGCGAGCAGACCGCCCACCCTCGCGATCGTCGCTTTGGCTTCGGAGCGCTCGCTGTCGCCGCCGGCGTCACGGCGCTCCTCACGCTCGCACCGTGGCCGTGGACGCGCCCCTCGACTGTGCCTCCTGTATCCCCGCTCGCCGCGCGCTTCACCATTCTCGGCCCGCCGGCGACCGCCGTGGTCGGTCAGCAGGATGCTGTGACACCCGATGGACGGGTTGTCGTGTTCGCCGCGAGAGGTGCCGATAGCGTGCGGCGTCTCTATGCACGAGAGCTTACGGATATCACGCCGCGACTTATTGAAGGCACCGAGCGAGCGCGGGATATGGCCATATCGCCGTCGGGAGAGTGGCTGGCGTTCTTGAGGGATAATGAACTCTACAAGACCCGACTAGCTGGTGGTTCGCCTGTCCTGCTGTCCCGGTTCGCCACCTCGCAAGGTTCTGGTCTGGCATGGGCCGACAGTCTGCGCATCGTCCTGTCTTTCGACGGACGAATCGCGGTCGTGTCAGCGAATGGGGGAACGCCGGAACTGGTCGCCGTGCCCGACACGGTTGCCAAGTGGAGTCTCATTCTTCCGCACGTTCTCGAAGACGGCAAGACGATGCTCGCGGTGCATTGGAACGGCACGGCCGCCATTTCATCGATTGTCTCGATGGACCTCACGAACGGTCAGACTACCGATCTCGGAGTCGCGGGTACGATGCCGCTCGGCGTCGTAGACCAGCATCTCGTCTACTGCGCACCGGATGGGTCCCTCGCCGTTGCACCGTACGCGCCAACCGGAGCGAGTGCAAGCACGCGACCGGTGCAACTGCTCGCCGATGTGCGTGTCTCGTCGAATCGCTGCACGGTGGCAATCTCGCGCACCGGTGTCATGGTGTCTCGCACGCGTACGGTCAGTAGCAATTTGATGCTCGGCGATGAAAGGGACGCCAAGGAGGTCTTGCGCGCAGACAAGAGTGCAATTGCCGCTGCTCGCTTTTCACCTGACCTCGGCCTGATCGCGTACCACGTCACCACAACGGACGGGTCCACCAGCATCCAGATCTACGACCGCTCCCTCAACACCTCACGACGGCTCAATACACCGGAGGGAGACGTCGTATTTCTCGGGTGGACACCCGACGGCAAGCGCGTGTTGTTCCGCCACTTGAGCGCGTCGACGCCCAATGGTGAAGTGTGGTGGCAATCGGTGGACGGCGGACCCGCCGAGACGCTGCTCACGGTGGCTGGCCAGAGAATCGTGGACGCGGCACTGACACCGGATGGCCGCCACTTGGTGTATCAGATGCGAAGTGCAGCGACGTCTCAGCTTTTGGTGCGGGAGTTTAAGAGCCGGGCATCTCCTCGCCCATTGGCGCACAGCGCGGCGCGCGACGAAGCGCCCTCTATCTCACCAAACGGTCAGTGGGTGGCGTTCGTCAGCGATGAATCTGGTGCTCGTGAGGTGTATGTCGTGCCGCTTGCCGGCGGCAGTCGCTCCCGCATCTCCCTGACTGGGGGTATCGAGCCCCTCTGGTCGCGCGATGGTCGCGTGCTCTACTATCGAAGCGGTAACGTATTGATCGCCGCGAGATTCGCGAATGACGCGGCGCTGGCGCTCTCGTCACGGGACACTGTCATGCGACGGAGCATCGTGAGTTATGGGAGCCGCGCCAACTACGACGTCGCGCCCGACGGTCGCATTCTGTTTGTCGAAAGCCGCAATCTGTATGAGGGGGAGCTTGTGGTGGAACTCGATTGGTTTGCCAGACTTCGAGGGCTCGTCGCTGGTGATGAGGGGAAGCGCGAGTGA